In Pelagicoccus albus, the following are encoded in one genomic region:
- a CDS encoding M16 family metallopeptidase: MIEIPQSRSIDASQSMIAPLLKEPVERYVLPNGLTVLLKQDRSSPVCSVQVWVKTGSIHEAEHLGSGISHFVEHMLFKGTEKRPGKEISRVVHESGGYINAYTTFDRTVYYIDMPAENATVAVDVLADSVFASVFPAEEVDKEREVINREIAMGEDDPDNRVMHALFETAFNKHPYRYPIIGYKDVFNRISRDDLVGYYKNRYVPNNSVLVIAGDFENATIRASVEEHFGKFQRSSLAPVYLPEEPLQLSDRRQDLYEDVQISRVAMGFQVPGLTHADTPALDALALALGHGDSALLYQHLREDKQLVHHVDVSNWTPGNVGVFYVSMLCDPDKQQEALAEMKSYLRSLEESDFTQQIVDKVCRQLLVNEVNSRKTASGQASRLGTAEVVVGDIGYARNYLKRISQVTASDLKRVLDAWIRWDRLTIVTMNPKSDLDKESQDTADEKATLDFEEIVLSNGCKVLLRENKRLPNLHFRIALEAGALFEPEGKQGLTALLSTMMTKDTAKRSALEVAEAIEGAGGSFYEFSGNNSLGFSVEVLPSDTELALDLIEEALLRPAFKEDVFDLEKESHIAGIKENLDDIVTAGRHELRKRFFGEHPFSIAGSGSLDTVESITLDEVKKFWKAIVVGGNITIGVSGQFDRSLLKDRLESLLGKVEETNLPRREVAFLKPSDPGVHRLKMDRQQAIVFHAYPGPGLKAEDYYVSEVADELFSGMSSELFDRVREKLSLAYFVRSSRLVGLDTSMFYFYAGTSPERFEEVIVELDRETKRVMSGVAEEELLRCKKRLKAAKRMSMQTNSSCASQAVLNGVYGLDVNEWRTYDQKIDAVTVQSLRDFAEKYFRLENRVELVVGPGF, encoded by the coding sequence ATGATAGAAATACCGCAAAGCCGTTCGATTGACGCCAGCCAGTCGATGATCGCTCCGCTCCTCAAAGAGCCAGTGGAACGCTATGTTCTTCCCAACGGATTGACTGTGCTTCTCAAACAGGATCGCTCCTCGCCCGTTTGCTCGGTTCAGGTTTGGGTGAAAACGGGCAGCATTCACGAGGCCGAACATCTCGGCTCGGGTATTTCGCACTTCGTGGAGCACATGCTTTTCAAAGGAACAGAGAAGCGTCCGGGCAAGGAGATTTCTCGAGTCGTTCACGAGTCCGGAGGCTACATCAATGCCTACACCACTTTTGACCGCACGGTGTACTACATCGATATGCCCGCAGAAAATGCCACGGTAGCGGTAGACGTGTTGGCTGACTCTGTCTTTGCGTCGGTCTTCCCTGCGGAAGAAGTCGACAAGGAGCGGGAGGTCATCAACCGGGAAATCGCTATGGGCGAGGACGATCCTGACAACCGCGTCATGCATGCCCTTTTCGAAACGGCTTTCAATAAACATCCCTACCGCTATCCGATCATTGGATACAAGGACGTCTTTAACCGAATCTCGCGGGACGACCTAGTCGGCTACTACAAGAACCGCTACGTGCCTAACAATTCGGTCCTCGTGATCGCGGGCGACTTCGAAAACGCAACGATCCGGGCTAGCGTCGAGGAGCATTTTGGAAAATTCCAACGTAGTTCCTTAGCTCCAGTTTACCTGCCGGAAGAACCGCTCCAGCTATCAGACCGACGTCAGGACTTGTACGAAGACGTACAGATTTCCCGTGTGGCGATGGGGTTCCAAGTTCCCGGATTGACTCACGCCGATACGCCGGCTCTGGACGCTCTTGCCTTGGCTTTGGGGCATGGCGATAGCGCTTTGCTTTATCAGCATCTGCGTGAGGACAAGCAACTCGTTCACCACGTAGACGTATCGAATTGGACTCCTGGGAACGTTGGTGTTTTCTACGTTTCGATGCTTTGCGATCCGGATAAGCAGCAAGAAGCGTTAGCCGAGATGAAGAGCTATCTTCGTTCGCTGGAAGAATCGGATTTTACGCAACAGATCGTCGACAAGGTTTGCCGTCAGCTACTGGTCAACGAAGTGAATTCCCGCAAAACCGCATCCGGGCAAGCGTCGAGATTGGGAACAGCTGAGGTCGTTGTGGGAGACATTGGCTACGCTCGCAATTATTTGAAGCGGATCTCGCAGGTCACAGCTTCTGATCTAAAGCGTGTGCTAGATGCATGGATACGATGGGATCGCTTGACCATTGTTACCATGAATCCGAAATCGGATTTAGACAAAGAGTCTCAAGATACGGCGGATGAGAAGGCGACGCTCGATTTCGAGGAGATCGTTCTCTCCAATGGCTGCAAAGTTCTCCTCCGCGAGAACAAACGCCTGCCGAATTTGCACTTCCGAATAGCCCTCGAAGCAGGGGCTCTTTTCGAACCAGAAGGCAAGCAAGGTCTGACCGCTTTGCTCTCTACCATGATGACCAAGGATACCGCTAAACGTAGCGCCTTGGAAGTGGCGGAAGCGATCGAAGGGGCTGGCGGTTCGTTCTACGAGTTTTCCGGCAACAACAGTTTAGGCTTTTCAGTCGAAGTCCTTCCCAGCGATACGGAGCTTGCTCTAGACTTGATCGAAGAGGCACTGCTGCGTCCCGCTTTTAAGGAGGATGTCTTTGATCTGGAAAAGGAATCGCACATAGCTGGTATCAAAGAGAATCTAGACGATATTGTAACCGCAGGGCGGCACGAATTGCGGAAGCGATTCTTCGGCGAACACCCTTTTTCCATCGCCGGTAGTGGAAGCCTAGATACGGTCGAATCGATCACTCTAGATGAGGTGAAAAAGTTCTGGAAAGCGATCGTAGTGGGTGGAAACATAACGATCGGCGTCTCGGGGCAATTCGATCGGAGCCTTCTCAAGGACCGCCTTGAAAGCTTGCTCGGCAAAGTTGAAGAAACGAATCTGCCTCGTCGTGAAGTTGCTTTCCTTAAGCCGTCGGATCCTGGGGTACATCGTCTCAAAATGGATCGCCAACAAGCGATTGTCTTTCACGCCTATCCGGGCCCCGGTTTGAAGGCTGAAGATTATTATGTATCGGAAGTGGCCGACGAACTATTTTCGGGCATGTCGAGCGAGCTTTTCGATCGAGTGAGAGAAAAGCTGAGTCTGGCCTATTTCGTGCGTTCGTCCCGTCTGGTTGGGCTGGATACATCCATGTTCTACTTTTATGCCGGCACCTCACCGGAGCGTTTCGAGGAAGTCATCGTGGAGCTCGATCGCGAAACGAAGCGAGTTATGTCTGGAGTGGCCGAAGAGGAGCTCCTCCGCTGCAAGAAACGTCTGAAGGCGGCGAAGCGGATGAGCATGCAAACTAATTCCAGCTGCGCGAGCCAAGCAGTCCTGAACGGGGTTTATGGATTGGACGTGAATGAGTGGCGCACCTACGACCAGAAAATAGACGCGGTTACTGTCCAGTCTTTGCGCGACTTTGCCGAGAAGTACTTCCGCTTAGAAAATCGAGTGGAACTCGTGGTTGGGCCCGGCTTTTAA
- the trxA gene encoding thioredoxin: MAADIINLNEQSFNDALSSAKGPVLVDFWAPWCGPCKAIAPLLEELSKELEGKAAITKVNVDENSAIAAKFNVRAIPTLIIFKGGEQVDTIVGMIGKDDLKAKIEAHV, from the coding sequence ATGGCAGCAGACATCATCAACCTGAACGAACAGAGTTTCAACGACGCGCTTTCGAGCGCCAAAGGCCCAGTCCTCGTAGACTTTTGGGCTCCTTGGTGCGGACCTTGTAAAGCGATCGCCCCACTTCTCGAAGAACTCTCCAAAGAATTGGAAGGCAAGGCAGCGATCACCAAGGTGAACGTCGACGAAAACAGCGCTATCGCCGCAAAGTTCAACGTACGAGCCATCCCAACCTTGATCATCTTCAAGGGTGGCGAGCAGGTTGACACCATCGTCGGCATGATTGGCAAGGACGACCTGAAGGCCAAGATCGAGGCCCACGTCTAA
- a CDS encoding alkaline phosphatase D family protein → MSIRSIRLAAIATCAAITASIGFASPKIMQGPMLGHVDQDSAQIWARIAGEAEVSILYSESANFSNAKQTPAVKALAENDYCIKANIDGLEAGSFYYYQVLIDGEPLDSARERQGYPLLTAPPSDMEVQFTVAFGAGAKTEIDGMQAIWLQVQNARPHAFFWLGDNESAEGLAPAFQAEQYRKQRNIPFLQPLLRSIPQMATWDGPRQDSEKSLEVFQRYWANPSYGTDSNPGSYFKYNYAGVDFFVLDTYSFRQTGSESTLLGNPQLQWLKSELEASQAPFKVLLSSSSWTDIKETTDSTWTAFPEERKNLLGYITEQNISGVILVSGDNDQAEVKAIPLSKNGGYDLYELVSSPLAQDPIATYDEQEESTINIHEPYSASMNFGLLSFDMTGDDPSFSYEVINVFGESVFPALEVKASELTNGTESWQTKVDDPDAYASANSVGSLPSVQ, encoded by the coding sequence ATGTCCATCCGATCCATTCGCCTCGCCGCAATCGCAACCTGCGCCGCAATCACCGCCTCTATCGGCTTTGCTTCGCCTAAGATTATGCAGGGACCAATGCTCGGCCACGTCGATCAGGACTCCGCTCAGATCTGGGCTCGTATAGCGGGGGAAGCGGAAGTTTCCATCCTCTACTCGGAGAGCGCAAATTTCTCCAACGCGAAACAAACTCCGGCAGTCAAGGCTCTCGCGGAAAACGACTACTGCATCAAAGCCAATATCGACGGCCTGGAGGCAGGATCTTTCTACTACTACCAAGTGCTTATCGACGGCGAGCCCCTCGACTCCGCTCGCGAACGCCAAGGCTACCCTCTCCTCACTGCGCCGCCATCGGATATGGAAGTTCAGTTCACAGTGGCATTCGGAGCGGGAGCTAAGACCGAGATCGACGGGATGCAGGCCATCTGGCTGCAGGTGCAAAACGCACGTCCGCACGCTTTTTTCTGGTTGGGCGACAACGAATCCGCCGAAGGCCTCGCACCTGCCTTCCAAGCAGAACAATACCGCAAGCAACGTAACATCCCTTTCCTCCAGCCGCTGCTACGTTCCATCCCCCAGATGGCGACTTGGGACGGGCCTCGTCAAGATTCCGAAAAGTCTCTCGAAGTCTTCCAACGCTACTGGGCGAACCCAAGCTATGGTACTGACAGCAACCCGGGATCGTACTTCAAATACAACTACGCCGGTGTCGACTTCTTCGTACTAGACACCTACAGCTTCCGCCAGACTGGCTCAGAATCAACCCTGCTAGGAAACCCGCAACTTCAGTGGTTGAAGTCGGAACTCGAAGCCAGCCAAGCGCCTTTCAAGGTTCTATTGAGCAGCAGCAGCTGGACCGACATCAAAGAAACCACAGACTCGACATGGACCGCGTTCCCCGAAGAGCGCAAAAACCTGCTCGGCTACATAACAGAGCAAAACATTTCCGGCGTGATTCTCGTTTCTGGCGACAATGATCAAGCTGAGGTCAAAGCAATTCCCTTGTCCAAGAATGGCGGATACGATCTTTACGAGCTCGTTAGCAGCCCGCTCGCTCAAGACCCAATCGCGACCTACGACGAGCAGGAAGAATCAACCATCAACATCCACGAGCCCTACTCGGCTAGCATGAACTTCGGTCTGCTGAGCTTTGATATGACCGGAGACGACCCTAGCTTCTCCTACGAGGTAATCAACGTGTTTGGGGAGAGCGTATTCCCAGCCTTGGAAGTGAAGGCGAGCGAGCTTACCAACGGGACCGAATCTTGGCAGACAAAGGTTGACGATCCCGATGCCTACGCCTCCGCGAATTCAGTCGGAAGCCTGCCATCCGTCCAATAG
- a CDS encoding RsmB/NOP family class I SAM-dependent RNA methyltransferase gives MSKPLFNKEISLHRLHNQRRISFSLIERCRSLLNPGVAFTRELHELFRAQGKFGSKDRRLYRELIYTYLRYQPWLDSKRSDQEAFMDLLIQLAVPTAEIRSLYPTLANKPAIPVEEANRFKLLGKEATEIKELLPDWYALHTKRPLSTKGLLTLVTRPPLWLRIQKDPGDDIIKRLKEPASPEQAALIAKHPLIPGCIHAPADFPLANHPCYLNGDIEIQDISSQILLLMLKDSPRGKWLDACAGAGGKTLQLAELLRPYGKVAAHDLRSSALRELQSRAKRSGLKNIEVLAKRPTEGSYDGVLVDAPCSGSGTWRRHPYLMRQTREKDVFDYAKKQLSILKDYSNLVSEGGLLVYSTCSLSRHENEEVAAKFLETETRFIHQPLAPRFGFDDLGHGITVYPEDHNGDGLYVRAFRRVS, from the coding sequence ATGAGCAAGCCGCTGTTCAATAAAGAGATAAGCCTACACCGGCTGCACAATCAGCGGCGTATCTCCTTTTCTCTGATCGAAAGATGTCGCTCGCTGCTCAACCCAGGGGTCGCTTTCACCCGAGAGTTGCACGAACTTTTTCGGGCCCAGGGAAAATTCGGCTCCAAAGACCGGCGCCTCTATCGCGAGCTCATCTACACCTACCTTCGGTACCAACCCTGGCTGGATTCTAAACGAAGCGACCAGGAGGCGTTTATGGATTTGCTCATCCAGCTCGCTGTACCGACTGCTGAGATCCGAAGCCTGTATCCCACCCTTGCCAACAAGCCAGCTATCCCTGTCGAAGAAGCGAATCGCTTCAAACTTCTCGGCAAGGAAGCCACAGAGATAAAGGAGCTGCTACCCGATTGGTACGCCCTCCACACGAAACGACCTCTCTCCACCAAAGGCCTGCTTACACTGGTAACTCGCCCTCCCCTTTGGCTTCGGATCCAAAAGGACCCCGGCGACGACATTATTAAACGGCTTAAAGAGCCCGCTTCCCCCGAACAGGCCGCTCTCATTGCCAAACATCCGCTCATCCCTGGCTGCATCCACGCCCCTGCCGATTTCCCGCTAGCAAACCACCCCTGCTACCTAAACGGCGATATTGAGATCCAAGATATCTCCTCTCAAATTTTGCTTTTAATGCTGAAAGATAGCCCGCGGGGAAAATGGCTAGATGCCTGCGCGGGAGCTGGCGGAAAAACCCTCCAACTCGCGGAACTCCTGAGACCCTACGGGAAGGTGGCCGCCCACGACTTGAGAAGTTCGGCCCTGCGGGAACTGCAGTCCCGCGCCAAACGCTCCGGACTCAAAAACATCGAGGTACTGGCAAAACGGCCTACCGAAGGGAGTTACGACGGCGTGCTCGTAGACGCGCCCTGCAGCGGTTCCGGCACTTGGAGAAGGCACCCCTACCTCATGCGGCAAACTCGCGAAAAAGACGTTTTTGACTATGCGAAAAAGCAGCTCTCTATTCTGAAGGACTATTCCAATCTCGTGTCGGAGGGCGGCCTGCTCGTCTACAGCACCTGCTCGCTCAGTCGCCACGAAAACGAAGAAGTCGCGGCCAAATTTCTCGAGACCGAAACCCGTTTCATTCACCAGCCGCTGGCACCTAGATTCGGATTCGACGACCTCGGCCACGGGATCACAGTTTATCCCGAGGACCACAACGGAGACGGTCTCTACGTGAGAGCCTTCCGGCGCGTCAGCTAA
- a CDS encoding segregation and condensation protein A yields MNSHVEEQNDPRIKLSVFEGPMDLLLFLIRKHEIDIYDIPIELVLDQYLKVISSMKEVKLEVAGDFFVMAATLMEIKSRLLLPKQSRSASESEDEDADIDPRWELVHQLLEYKKFKEAADSLDKLSERAALLKERDYNSVNKAETPLRPLKPEDKISVWNSFNIVLRRLTEKLVVGEIQDDSVTVVDQMEMLIAKVKTQPVFNFSSLFDGHVGLRTLVTTFIAILELTRLRRLKVEQNAAFCDFIVTGLEGGESLSFEEENELEQNLASPTL; encoded by the coding sequence GTGAATTCCCACGTGGAAGAGCAAAACGATCCCAGAATCAAATTATCCGTGTTCGAAGGCCCGATGGACCTTCTGCTCTTCCTTATACGCAAACACGAGATCGACATTTACGACATCCCCATCGAGCTCGTTCTAGACCAGTACCTCAAGGTCATCAGCTCCATGAAGGAGGTTAAACTCGAGGTGGCGGGAGACTTTTTTGTGATGGCCGCCACTTTGATGGAAATTAAAAGCCGCCTCCTTTTACCTAAGCAAAGCCGTAGCGCCTCTGAAAGCGAAGACGAGGATGCCGATATCGACCCTCGCTGGGAGCTCGTGCACCAGCTCCTCGAATATAAGAAGTTCAAGGAAGCCGCCGACTCGCTCGACAAGCTATCCGAACGTGCCGCTCTTCTCAAAGAACGTGACTACAATTCGGTTAACAAAGCCGAGACTCCGCTCCGCCCTCTCAAGCCAGAAGACAAAATCTCCGTCTGGAATTCCTTCAACATCGTGCTGCGGCGCTTGACCGAAAAACTCGTGGTCGGAGAAATCCAGGACGATTCCGTCACAGTCGTAGACCAGATGGAAATGCTGATCGCCAAGGTCAAGACCCAGCCCGTATTCAATTTCTCATCACTCTTCGACGGGCACGTCGGACTCCGTACCCTCGTCACCACTTTTATCGCAATCTTGGAGCTCACCCGCTTGCGGAGGTTAAAAGTCGAGCAAAACGCCGCTTTCTGCGACTTCATCGTTACCGGCCTTGAGGGCGGGGAAAGCCTCTCCTTCGAGGAGGAAAACGAGCTTGAACAGAATCTCGCTTCGCCCACGCTTTAA
- a CDS encoding DUF4202 domain-containing protein → MNRTFDTDLLEAQLERVEDPRRFLKTIGEIDLLNDDDPKRVAMNGRNVGYELFFAVQLTRWVLKLAPEASEALMLAARGQHICRWMIPREDYTRDRPGYLKWRADLKKFHAHKVSTILESMGYGEELRTRVSDLNLKKGIKSDPECQTMEDALCLVFLEKQFAQFSEKTDEEKMIGILQKSWVKMSEAGQKAALGLDMDEASAALVKKALQE, encoded by the coding sequence ATGAATCGCACCTTTGATACGGATTTGCTTGAGGCGCAATTGGAGCGGGTGGAAGACCCTCGCCGCTTCCTTAAGACCATTGGGGAGATTGATTTGCTCAACGACGACGATCCTAAGCGAGTCGCCATGAATGGCCGCAATGTTGGCTACGAGCTCTTTTTCGCGGTGCAGCTCACGCGCTGGGTTTTGAAGCTAGCTCCTGAAGCCTCGGAGGCGTTGATGTTGGCCGCCCGAGGCCAGCACATTTGTCGTTGGATGATTCCGCGAGAGGACTACACGCGGGACCGTCCCGGCTACTTGAAGTGGAGAGCGGATCTAAAGAAGTTTCACGCTCACAAGGTTTCGACCATTTTGGAATCTATGGGATATGGGGAGGAACTGCGAACCCGCGTTTCCGATCTCAATCTGAAGAAGGGGATCAAGTCGGATCCTGAGTGCCAGACCATGGAGGACGCGCTTTGTCTCGTCTTTCTCGAAAAGCAGTTCGCTCAATTCAGCGAGAAGACTGATGAGGAAAAAATGATCGGCATCCTGCAGAAGAGCTGGGTCAAAATGAGTGAAGCCGGACAGAAGGCGGCTCTCGGATTGGATATGGACGAGGCAAGCGCGGCACTCGTCAAAAAGGCTCTGCAAGAGTAA
- a CDS encoding beta-mannosidase: MIETLSLDGTWTLKGPKKIEIPAVVPGCVHADLHREGLIPDPYFRDNEKLVQWVGEESWSYTRDFEVNESLLQRDRVLLRFDGLDTLAKISLNGKLLAATDNMFREWEFDVKELLKPGGNSIRIDFESALLYGLEKQKERFLWQTGIDHHRLEGGQWVRKEQSNFGWDWGPMIVTMGIWRSLRIQGFDTAEISDLHIKQTLGKGYKLAELEIETAVQTIGRSKLAAFVTISKDGAVVASGESPVSRGKAKAKLSVKNPELWWPNGLGEQPLYIVAVSLLDDEGEVISQSSRRIGIRELKLVREKDQWGESFCFEANGNRFFAKGANWIPSDQFDVWGTDERNRDLLKSSVEANMNMIRVWGGGKYERDDFYDACDELGICVWQDFMFACSAYPGFDDTWVENVKVEIEQSVKRIRHHASLAIWCGNNELEHIPPILGDEPGQMPWDEYIELFDKVIGKIVKKQDPQRDYWPSSEHSPVGDRKYSQNPDCGDAHLWKVWHGRRPFEWYRTAFHRFCSEFGFQSFPEPSTIETYTDIEERNVTSYVMEQHQRSPIGNSAIIDYMLSWFRLPVGFDNTIWLTQILQGLAIKYAVEHWRMNKPRCMGALYWQLNDCWQVASWSSVDYFGKWKALHYAARNFYNPLLVCGVEDPDTDSVAIHVVNDLLEAKSLVVAWKVVDVTGKELDTGEKKIRSGANSTKVVKTLKLKKIVAEQGQRGLMVKLSLKEGRKTISENLVTFARPKHLTLEDPKLSVKVKALVKGAFDVTITSKKPSLWTWLEAKGIDARYSDNFVHLMAGESATIRVTPTNRVSATAFKAAISARSVFDTYQER, translated from the coding sequence ATGATAGAAACGCTCTCGCTTGATGGAACTTGGACTCTTAAAGGGCCAAAGAAGATCGAAATCCCCGCTGTGGTGCCCGGCTGCGTGCATGCCGATTTGCACCGAGAAGGCCTGATTCCCGATCCCTATTTTCGGGATAACGAAAAGCTGGTACAGTGGGTGGGAGAGGAAAGCTGGAGCTACACGCGAGATTTCGAAGTCAACGAATCGTTGCTCCAGCGCGATCGAGTACTGCTTCGTTTTGATGGACTGGATACGCTCGCGAAAATCTCGCTCAACGGAAAGCTTCTGGCCGCGACTGATAACATGTTCCGCGAGTGGGAATTTGACGTAAAGGAATTGCTCAAGCCCGGAGGGAATTCCATCCGTATCGATTTTGAATCCGCTCTCCTTTATGGCCTCGAAAAGCAGAAGGAGCGTTTTCTCTGGCAGACCGGAATTGACCACCACCGTTTAGAAGGGGGCCAGTGGGTTCGTAAGGAACAGTCCAACTTTGGATGGGACTGGGGTCCCATGATCGTGACGATGGGAATTTGGCGTTCTTTGCGTATCCAAGGGTTCGACACGGCTGAGATTTCGGATCTGCATATAAAGCAGACATTGGGAAAAGGCTACAAGCTCGCCGAGCTGGAGATTGAGACTGCGGTGCAAACGATTGGACGCTCTAAACTTGCCGCCTTTGTGACTATTTCAAAGGACGGAGCGGTCGTTGCCAGCGGTGAAAGCCCGGTTTCTCGCGGCAAGGCTAAAGCCAAATTGTCCGTAAAGAACCCAGAGCTATGGTGGCCGAACGGATTAGGGGAACAGCCGCTCTACATCGTAGCCGTTTCTCTATTGGACGACGAAGGTGAAGTCATTAGCCAGTCAAGCCGGCGAATCGGAATCCGGGAGCTGAAGCTGGTCCGCGAAAAGGACCAGTGGGGCGAATCGTTTTGCTTCGAAGCGAACGGTAACCGTTTCTTTGCTAAAGGGGCCAATTGGATTCCTTCCGATCAATTCGACGTTTGGGGGACTGACGAACGGAACCGCGATTTGCTTAAGTCATCGGTGGAAGCGAACATGAACATGATTCGCGTCTGGGGTGGCGGAAAGTATGAGCGAGACGATTTTTACGACGCTTGTGATGAGCTCGGCATTTGCGTGTGGCAGGATTTCATGTTCGCTTGTTCGGCGTATCCAGGCTTCGACGACACCTGGGTTGAGAACGTAAAGGTGGAGATAGAGCAGAGCGTTAAACGTATCCGCCACCACGCTTCGCTCGCTATCTGGTGTGGAAATAACGAGCTGGAGCACATACCGCCGATTCTCGGGGACGAACCTGGCCAGATGCCCTGGGATGAGTATATCGAGCTTTTCGACAAGGTGATCGGTAAGATCGTCAAGAAGCAGGATCCTCAGCGAGACTACTGGCCCTCTAGCGAACACTCTCCGGTCGGCGATCGAAAGTACTCTCAAAATCCAGACTGCGGGGATGCTCACTTGTGGAAGGTTTGGCACGGTCGCCGTCCCTTCGAATGGTATCGTACTGCCTTTCACCGCTTCTGCAGCGAGTTTGGTTTTCAGAGCTTTCCTGAGCCGAGCACGATCGAAACCTATACTGATATCGAGGAACGCAACGTCACTTCGTATGTAATGGAGCAGCACCAACGTAGCCCGATTGGAAACAGCGCTATCATCGACTACATGCTCAGCTGGTTCCGTTTGCCGGTTGGTTTTGATAACACGATTTGGCTGACGCAGATCTTGCAAGGTCTAGCGATCAAGTACGCGGTTGAACATTGGCGAATGAACAAACCACGTTGCATGGGCGCATTGTATTGGCAGCTCAATGACTGTTGGCAAGTGGCCAGCTGGTCCTCCGTGGACTATTTCGGCAAATGGAAGGCCTTGCATTACGCAGCCCGAAATTTCTACAACCCGCTTCTCGTTTGCGGTGTTGAAGATCCGGATACGGATAGCGTGGCGATTCACGTGGTGAATGACCTGCTCGAAGCCAAGAGCCTCGTTGTGGCTTGGAAGGTTGTAGACGTTACCGGCAAGGAGTTGGATACCGGCGAGAAAAAGATTCGATCTGGCGCGAATTCGACCAAGGTGGTTAAGACGCTTAAGCTTAAGAAAATCGTGGCCGAGCAAGGGCAACGTGGCTTGATGGTGAAGCTTTCACTGAAAGAGGGCCGCAAGACGATAAGCGAAAACCTCGTGACTTTCGCCCGTCCGAAGCATCTGACTTTGGAGGATCCGAAGCTGAGCGTTAAGGTGAAGGCTTTGGTGAAGGGAGCCTTCGACGTGACCATCACCTCCAAGAAACCGTCTCTATGGACCTGGTTGGAAGCGAAGGGGATCGATGCCCGTTACAGCGATAATTTTGTCCATCTAATGGCTGGCGAATCCGCGACGATCCGCGTGACTCCGACGAATCGAGTTTCGGCTACGGCATTTAAGGCGGCGATATCCGCTCGCTCTGTTTTTGACACCTACCAAGAGCGTTAG